A window of the Butyricimonas faecalis genome harbors these coding sequences:
- a CDS encoding class I SAM-dependent methyltransferase: protein MNIKLLSPSCWTDYELIDSGAYEKLERFGRYVIARPEPQAIWNKSLSDAEWQQRADAYFKKDKKSEERGEWICKPKMPQQWFVNYRYGDMSIRMRLGLTSFKHVGVFPEQAENWNFISDQVKRIGTGAKVLNLFAYTGGATLAAKSAGADVTHVDSVKPVVSWARENMEASGLDGVRWIVEDALKFVQREVRRGKKYNGIILDPPAYGRGANGEKWVLEENINELITLCGQLLESSNSFLVLNLYSMGLSALLARGIVRQLVGNCSGEQFGELYFTDSYEKSLPLGVYYRLWR from the coding sequence ATGAATATAAAACTACTAAGTCCTTCATGTTGGACGGATTACGAGTTGATAGATAGTGGAGCGTACGAAAAATTGGAGCGCTTCGGACGTTACGTGATTGCTCGGCCGGAGCCGCAGGCGATATGGAATAAATCACTTTCCGATGCGGAGTGGCAGCAACGGGCAGATGCTTATTTCAAGAAGGACAAGAAGAGTGAGGAGCGGGGAGAGTGGATTTGTAAGCCTAAAATGCCACAGCAATGGTTCGTGAATTACCGCTATGGAGATATGAGCATCCGGATGCGATTGGGATTGACCTCTTTCAAACACGTGGGGGTATTTCCGGAACAGGCCGAGAACTGGAATTTTATATCGGATCAGGTAAAACGAATCGGTACGGGAGCAAAAGTACTGAATTTATTTGCTTACACGGGCGGTGCTACTCTCGCTGCGAAGAGTGCGGGTGCGGATGTAACTCACGTGGATTCGGTGAAGCCTGTCGTTTCTTGGGCAAGGGAGAATATGGAGGCTTCCGGTTTGGACGGGGTGCGTTGGATCGTGGAAGATGCTTTAAAGTTTGTACAGAGAGAAGTGCGTCGGGGAAAAAAGTACAACGGGATTATTCTAGACCCTCCGGCTTACGGGCGTGGGGCGAATGGTGAGAAATGGGTGCTAGAGGAAAATATAAACGAATTAATCACCTTATGCGGGCAATTGCTGGAATCCTCCAATAGTTTTCTTGTGCTGAATCTGTATTCCATGGGATTGTCTGCTTTATTGGCCCGTGGTATTGTGCGTCAGCTAGTAGGGAATTGTTCTGGAGAACAATTCGGTGAGTTGTATTTTACTGATTCTTACGAAAAATCACTACCTTTAGGAGTTTATTATCGATTGTGGCGATGA
- the rnc gene encoding ribonuclease III → MISKIIQSIKLYLHRKEKFYGLSISEWGFVPGNKGLYTLALLHKSASRYTKSGTVLNYERLEFLGDAVLGAIVAEILYKFFPNKDEGFMTRLRSKIVSRESLNIIAIKMGLNEEVIAKSDISKNKHIYGDVFEAFTGAIYLDQGYDRTKAFIENYIFPHYVNLEDLVYVDKNYKSRLIEWAQKQKIDLNIETLESNARHAKFVCTISIGEEIMAQGTGASKKEAEQNSAEKAIQKLQVEAQGEIEI, encoded by the coding sequence GTGATTAGTAAAATAATTCAATCCATAAAACTTTACCTTCACAGGAAGGAAAAGTTTTATGGATTGTCTATTTCGGAATGGGGATTCGTTCCCGGTAACAAGGGTTTATATACCTTGGCATTGTTACATAAATCGGCATCCAGATACACGAAAAGCGGAACCGTGTTGAATTACGAACGCCTCGAATTTTTAGGAGATGCCGTACTGGGAGCTATTGTCGCTGAAATTCTATACAAGTTTTTTCCCAACAAGGATGAAGGGTTCATGACTCGTTTACGCTCCAAGATCGTGAGTCGCGAATCATTGAATATTATTGCCATTAAAATGGGGTTGAACGAGGAGGTAATTGCCAAATCGGATATTTCCAAAAACAAACATATTTACGGTGATGTATTCGAGGCTTTTACCGGGGCTATCTACCTGGACCAAGGGTACGATAGAACCAAGGCATTTATCGAGAATTATATTTTCCCTCACTACGTGAATCTGGAAGACCTCGTGTACGTTGACAAAAACTACAAGAGCAGGCTGATTGAATGGGCTCAAAAACAAAAGATTGACCTGAATATCGAGACACTTGAAAGTAATGCCCGTCACGCCAAATTTGTCTGTACGATCTCCATCGGCGAAGAGATCATGGCTCAAGGCACAGGTGCATCAAAAAAAGAAGCGGAGCAAAACTCCGCTGAAAAGGCTATCCAAAAACTCCAAGTTGAAGCACAAGGAGAAATTGAAATCTAA
- the efp gene encoding elongation factor P, giving the protein MATTADFRNGLCIVFKDDLYRIVQFQHVKPGKGPAFVRTKMQNIKTGRTLENTFTSGVKIDVVRIERRPYQFLYMEGEDYIMMHTETFEQIPIAKDLINAPQFLKEGDAVEMVVHADTETPLYVELLPTVVLEVTYTEPGLKGDTASSTALKPAEVETGARVMVPLFINTGEKIRIKTEDGTYVERVKE; this is encoded by the coding sequence ATGGCAACAACGGCTGATTTTAGAAATGGATTATGTATCGTTTTCAAAGACGATTTATACAGAATTGTACAGTTTCAACATGTGAAACCCGGTAAAGGTCCTGCTTTCGTGAGAACAAAAATGCAGAACATCAAAACCGGTCGTACCTTGGAAAATACGTTTACTTCCGGAGTGAAGATCGATGTCGTACGCATCGAGAGACGCCCCTACCAATTCCTGTACATGGAAGGAGAGGATTATATCATGATGCACACGGAAACTTTCGAGCAAATACCTATCGCGAAAGATTTGATCAATGCTCCCCAGTTCTTGAAAGAAGGTGATGCTGTTGAAATGGTAGTACACGCAGACACGGAAACCCCGTTGTATGTTGAGTTGTTGCCGACAGTTGTTTTGGAAGTGACTTACACGGAGCCGGGATTAAAAGGTGATACCGCTTCTTCCACGGCGTTGAAACCGGCAGAGGTAGAAACCGGTGCAAGAGTAATGGTTCCTCTTTTCATCAATACCGGCGAGAAAATCCGTATCAAAACGGAGGACGGTACTTACGTGGAACGTGTGAAAGAATAA